One genomic region from Glaciimonas sp. PAMC28666 encodes:
- a CDS encoding c-type cytochrome, whose product MKRCLLMGGVFAFLVSGSAMANADLARAKNCMACHSIGNKVVGPAFKDVAKKYDGQSDAEDKLVQKVLKGGSGVWGQIPMPANAQVSDAEAHTLVKWILSLK is encoded by the coding sequence ATGAAGCGGTGTTTGTTGATGGGTGGCGTATTCGCCTTTTTAGTATCCGGTAGTGCAATGGCAAATGCAGATCTCGCCAGAGCCAAAAACTGTATGGCCTGTCACTCGATTGGCAATAAAGTTGTCGGTCCTGCGTTTAAAGACGTGGCCAAAAAGTACGACGGGCAAAGCGATGCAGAAGATAAACTGGTGCAAAAAGTATTGAAGGGTGGATCCGGCGTGTGGGGGCAAATACCAATGCCCGCCAACGCCCAGGTCAGCGATGCGGAAGCGCACACGTTGGTTAAGTGGATTTTATCGCTGAAATAA
- a CDS encoding MFS family transporter translates to MTSIAQEVLSPAADRRKRVFAIVGASSGNLVEWFDFYVYSFCAIYFAPAFFPSDNPTTQLLNTAGVFAAGFLMRPIGGYIFGRLADKRGRKTSMMTSVLMMCAGSLLIAFLPTYATIGAAAPALLLFARLLQGLSVGGEYGTSATYMSEVALKGQRGFYASFQYVTLIGGQLLAVLVLVILQQLLTTEQLKDWGWRIPFVIGAGAAVVALYLRRSLNETSTKDSRKNKDAGTIAGLMKHKVAFMTVIGFTAGGSLIFYTFTTYMQKYLVNTAGMSAKTASAVMTAALLVYMLMQPLFGALSDRIGRRTSMIWFGALATLSTVPILHALADVSNPYAAFGLVILALAVVSLYTSISGLIKAEMFPPEVRALGVGLSYALGNAVFGGSAEFVALKLKSIGMESTFYWYVTVLCAIAMIVAIRMRDPGTEGYLRHED, encoded by the coding sequence ATGACATCTATAGCACAGGAAGTACTTTCACCCGCAGCAGATCGCCGCAAACGTGTTTTCGCGATTGTGGGTGCCTCATCCGGCAATCTCGTTGAATGGTTTGATTTTTATGTGTATTCATTTTGCGCAATTTATTTCGCGCCTGCTTTTTTTCCCAGCGACAATCCCACGACGCAATTATTGAATACCGCAGGTGTATTTGCTGCCGGATTTTTGATGCGGCCTATTGGCGGCTACATTTTCGGTCGTCTCGCCGACAAACGGGGGCGTAAGACATCAATGATGACTTCGGTATTGATGATGTGCGCAGGCTCCCTCCTGATCGCGTTCCTGCCAACCTATGCCACCATCGGTGCCGCCGCGCCCGCGTTGCTATTATTTGCGCGTTTGCTGCAGGGCTTGTCGGTGGGTGGCGAGTACGGTACCAGCGCTACCTATATGAGCGAAGTTGCCCTGAAAGGACAGCGTGGATTTTACGCGTCCTTCCAGTATGTGACATTGATCGGTGGTCAATTACTGGCGGTGCTCGTTTTGGTTATTCTGCAGCAGTTGCTGACGACAGAACAACTTAAAGACTGGGGCTGGCGCATTCCATTTGTGATTGGAGCCGGCGCCGCCGTCGTGGCGCTATATTTGCGTCGTTCGTTAAACGAGACGTCGACTAAAGACTCACGCAAAAACAAGGACGCAGGGACCATCGCCGGTCTGATGAAGCATAAGGTCGCGTTTATGACGGTGATTGGCTTCACCGCCGGCGGGTCGTTGATTTTTTACACCTTCACGACCTATATGCAAAAGTATCTGGTCAACACCGCAGGCATGAGCGCCAAAACCGCGAGCGCGGTCATGACGGCCGCTTTATTGGTCTACATGTTGATGCAACCTTTGTTCGGCGCGTTGTCGGACAGAATCGGACGTCGTACCTCAATGATCTGGTTTGGCGCACTGGCGACGCTCAGCACAGTGCCAATCTTGCATGCGTTAGCTGATGTCAGTAATCCTTATGCAGCCTTTGGATTGGTGATATTGGCGTTGGCAGTGGTCAGCTTATATACCTCGATCAGTGGCCTGATCAAAGCGGAGATGTTTCCGCCGGAAGTGCGGGCGTTGGGAGTGGGTCTATCCTACGCGCTGGGCAATGCCGTATTCGGCGGTTCGGCCGAATTCGTGGCGTTAAAACTTAAATCGATTGGAATGGAATCAACCTTCTATTGGTATGTCACCGTCTTGTGCGCGATTGCGATGATCGTTGCGATACGCATGCGCGATCCTGGCACGGAAGGCTATCTGCGGCACGAGGACTAA